The following proteins are encoded in a genomic region of Brienomyrus brachyistius isolate T26 unplaced genomic scaffold, BBRACH_0.4 scaffold152, whole genome shotgun sequence:
- the bend5 gene encoding BEN domain-containing protein 5: MMYAFVRFLEDDLCYALPVSSVKDFRPVHKADFDNQKVYVVHRSEASGTGTGGPGKAQILALAENIEEFEHSIMQKKMKIPKLSNRDMANAVENHFGEDQLPLRHKKVPDHGRASANSSKSLAAVVARLERNAVSLCVEGDEDLEEDRLAAEEEEEEEEEGDLSTEEAVVPRVLYEELVHSYRQREEEMRHLQQELERTRRQLVQQAKKLKEYGSLLTEVKELRDFNRRLQDVLLMRLGSEPMHDSGTQTIKAEVMEPIAEPPEVCREEANTSSGHSHSPSPRTVYTFNDGKVHLGGGIWVEEEKWHQLQRTQGDSKFTKNLAVMIWGTETLKNRSVTGVATKKKKDALPKPPLSPSKLKIVRECLYDRVSQETADSAEITQRLSKVNKYICEKIMDINKSIKNEEKRESKLLIRQTVKMENFNYDGM, translated from the exons ATGATGTACGCCTTCGTGAGGTTTCTGGAAGACGACCTGTGCTACGCCCTGCCGGTCTCCAGCGTGAAGGACTTCAGACCCGTGCACAAAGCGGATTTCGACAACCAGAAGGTGTATGTGGTGCACAGATCCGAGGCCAGCGGCACAGGAACAGGCGGGCCCGGCAAGGCGCAGATCCTCGCCCTGGCAG AAAATATAGAGGAGTTTGAACACAGTATTATGCAGAAGAAGATGAAAATTCCCAAGCTGTCCAATAGAGACATGGCTAACGCAGTGGAGAACCACTTTGGGGAGGATCAGCTTCCGCTCCGACATAAAAAg GTGCCGGACCATGGGCGAGCCAGTGCAAACTCATCCAAGAGCTTGGCGGCCGTGGTGGCCCGATTAGAGCGCAACGCTGTGAGCTTGTGCGTGGAGGGCGACGAGGACCTGGAGGAGGACAGGCTGGcagcagaggaggaggaggaggaggaagaggagggagacTTGAGTACCGAGGAGGCAGTGGTCCCTCGGGTGCTTTACGAGGAACTGGTCCACAGCTACCGGCAGAGGGAGGAGGAGATGCGGCACctgcagcaggagctggagcgcaCCCGGAGGCAGCTGGTACAGCAGgccaagaagctgaaggagtaCGGGAGCCTGCTGACGGAGGTGAAGGAGCTGCGTGACTTCAACAGGAGGCTGCAGGACGTCCTGCTCATGAGGCTTGGCAGCG AGCCCATGCATGACAGTGGGACCCAGACAATCAAGGCTGAAGTGATGGAACCCATTGCTGAGCCCCCAGAGGTCTGCAGAGAAGAGGCCAACACCAGTTCCGGCCACTCCCATTCGCCCTCCCCCAGAACGGTGTACACATTCAATGACGGAAAG GTACACCTGGGTGGAGGCATTTGGGTGGAGGAAGAGAAATGGCACCAGCTTCAGAGAACACAGGGTGATTCCAAGTTCACCAAAAATCTGGCTGTCATGATTTGGGGCACAGAGACCCTGAAGAACAGGAGTGTCACGGGTGTGGCTACCAAAAAGAAGAAGGACGCTCTGCCAAAGCCCCCACTCTCCCCAAGCAAGCTTAAAATCGTCAGAG AATGCCTGTACGACAGAGTATCACAGGAAACCGCGGACAGTGCGGAGATCACGCAGAGATTGTCCAAAGTGAACAAATACATTTGTGAAAAGATAATGGATATCAACAAATCCATCAAGAACGAGGAGAAGCGCGAGTCCAAACTGCTCATTAGACAAACAGTCAAGATGGAAAATTTCAACTATGATGGCATGTAG